Proteins encoded by one window of Desulfovibrio ferrophilus:
- a CDS encoding PaaI family thioesterase, translating into MPEKYLEAVVHADQAVNPLLTTLGIEVLSAGEGQAVLRLPYDRKLLQGAGVVGGGVLATLADEAMAHAVLSTLNNGRVTATVDMSVRYLSPAGAGEDLRAEAVVIRRGSRVIFTRAEIVDSQGLAVASADASFLVSAKKDKA; encoded by the coding sequence GTGCCCGAGAAATATCTTGAAGCTGTTGTCCATGCGGATCAGGCCGTCAATCCATTGCTGACGACCCTTGGGATCGAGGTGCTGAGCGCTGGAGAGGGTCAGGCCGTGTTGCGGCTGCCGTATGATCGCAAATTGCTGCAGGGCGCGGGTGTGGTCGGTGGTGGTGTGCTTGCCACCCTGGCAGATGAAGCCATGGCCCATGCCGTGCTTTCGACCCTGAACAATGGGCGAGTGACGGCAACAGTGGATATGTCCGTCCGTTATCTTTCACCTGCAGGGGCAGGGGAGGATCTGCGAGCCGAGGCCGTTGTGATTCGCCGAGGAAGCCGGGTGATATTCACCCGGGCTGAGATTGTCGACAGTCAGGGGCTGGCCGTGGCCTCGGCAGATGCTTCTTTTTTGGTCAGTGCCAAGAAAGACAAGGCCTGA
- the icd gene encoding NADP-dependent isocitrate dehydrogenase has translation MNRTIYFIEGDGIGAEVWAAGRPVLDAAVAKAYKGERSLEWVELLAGEKAFKETGEYLPQVTLETLAKAELAMKGPLTTPVGKGFRSLNVTMRQTLDLYACIRPIRYYEGVESPVKRPQDVDMIVFRENTEDVYAGIEYAAGTDEARRLIAFLRDELGANVDAEAGVGIKPMTAKGSKRLVRKALQHAVDNGKPSVTLSHKGNIMKFTEGAFRAWGYEVAAEEFADSVMTEDAATAGGSKPVIIKDRISDAMFQNVLMYPRDYSVIATTNLNGDYISDALAAQVGGLGLAPGVNMSDDLAFFEPTHGTAPTIAGQDKANPGSLILSGAMLLEHAGLPEAAALIHKAVDKVIAGKRVTVDLASQIQGAEVVGCKAFGELLGENL, from the coding sequence ATGAATAGAACCATATATTTCATCGAGGGTGATGGCATTGGTGCTGAGGTTTGGGCAGCCGGACGTCCTGTTCTGGATGCTGCTGTAGCCAAGGCCTACAAAGGTGAACGTTCGCTTGAGTGGGTGGAACTGCTGGCTGGTGAGAAGGCCTTCAAGGAAACCGGCGAGTACTTGCCCCAGGTCACACTGGAGACACTTGCGAAAGCCGAACTGGCCATGAAGGGACCGTTGACCACGCCTGTGGGCAAGGGCTTTCGTAGCCTGAACGTGACCATGCGCCAGACCCTTGACCTCTATGCCTGCATCCGCCCCATTCGCTATTATGAAGGTGTCGAGTCGCCGGTGAAGCGCCCCCAGGATGTGGACATGATCGTGTTTCGTGAGAACACCGAAGATGTCTATGCCGGGATTGAGTACGCAGCCGGGACTGACGAAGCCAGACGTCTGATCGCTTTCTTGCGCGACGAACTGGGTGCCAACGTCGACGCCGAGGCCGGAGTGGGCATCAAGCCCATGACCGCCAAAGGGTCCAAGCGCTTGGTGCGCAAGGCGTTGCAGCACGCCGTGGACAACGGCAAGCCCAGCGTGACCCTGTCGCACAAGGGCAATATCATGAAATTTACCGAGGGTGCGTTCCGCGCCTGGGGATACGAGGTCGCTGCCGAGGAGTTTGCGGACAGTGTGATGACTGAAGACGCTGCCACAGCGGGAGGCTCCAAGCCTGTCATCATCAAGGACCGTATCTCTGACGCCATGTTCCAGAACGTGCTGATGTACCCCAGGGACTACAGCGTCATCGCCACCACCAACCTGAATGGAGATTATATCTCCGACGCCTTGGCTGCGCAGGTGGGTGGGCTGGGATTGGCTCCCGGTGTGAATATGTCCGATGATCTGGCGTTTTTCGAGCCGACTCATGGCACTGCCCCGACCATTGCCGGCCAGGACAAGGCCAACCCCGGCAGTTTGATTTTGTCCGGAGCCATGCTTCTGGAACATGCCGGTTTGCCCGAGGCTGCCGCTTTGATTCACAAGGCCGTGGACAAGGTGATCGCAGGCAAGAGAGTGACCGTGGACTTGGCTTCCCAGATTCAGGGTGCCGAGGTAGTGGGCTGTAAGGCTTTCGGCGAGTTGCTGGGTGAGAACCTGTAG
- a CDS encoding GGDEF domain-containing protein: MSSHEFQNYPLSTGVNMLEAVRGFGSALFAKDSSTGIELTKPGESSLSFMRPGGRERIEAFLDSGSVVALFYIEVENFQVFLDIYGGMIAGRILTIIEEEIRLLSDELLSKCKLRYIDRLEPGKFLILCGDDQWQEEHLGDLVLTFRLKLKSRVKQETLNVTGQGLNVLTGYGMLEDTDAKLEDSAYRALSDARRVAAGTLDVTKLSLLREFREIVSDRLLESVFQPIVDLETGNIKSWEALTRGPKKSHFRSPAVLFDFAEEVDQVFCLERTCRESAIHRLGTLGQDQKLFLNIHPRTIVDPEFSPGKTLQLLEKVGLKAADVVLEITERHSVRDFDLFHRTLDHYRNQGFQVAVDDVGTGYSGLWSIAQIRPDYLKVDMSLVRGIDSDPVKRALMETLVTFSDNIGCRLIAEGIENEDELSTLMRMGVHYGQGYFLARPAYPKPGLPPEVQNHFSKSGRGMVGDRRIASPLRELVESVPSVKPETTVMEVKELLKGAGPMGAAVVVNGRRPVGLVMRHHLDSALSSQYGLSLYLNRPVSLIMDPSPLYAENGIPVENVAREAMKRKKTTVFDHVVVTERGRLQGVVSVQRMMDTIATAQVEMAKGANPLTGLPGNVVIELELERRCNSGESFAIIYADLDNFKVYNDTYGFKNGDKIIQLIATVTQWAARRHGDSSRDFVGHIGGDDLVIMCNSERSERIAKAITRCFGRLVKGCYMPADRDRGWIEAKGRDGCVQQFPLVSVSLAIVDCQGLCDFSVLGHRAAEMKKYAKSITGNSYVRDRRGSISGMESETDPEYCSIAIDATGHAGVAVCEFPKNEVPKVETSEPVCETQES, encoded by the coding sequence ATGAGCAGTCATGAGTTCCAAAACTATCCGTTGTCCACTGGAGTCAACATGCTGGAAGCTGTCCGAGGATTCGGCTCGGCATTGTTTGCCAAAGATTCGTCCACGGGAATTGAATTGACCAAACCGGGAGAATCGTCCCTGTCATTTATGCGTCCAGGTGGTAGAGAGCGTATCGAGGCCTTTCTTGATTCAGGAAGCGTGGTCGCCTTGTTTTACATCGAGGTGGAGAACTTTCAGGTTTTTCTGGATATCTATGGAGGCATGATCGCCGGACGTATCCTGACCATCATCGAGGAAGAGATTCGCCTCTTGTCTGACGAGTTATTGTCCAAATGCAAATTGCGCTACATTGACCGGTTGGAACCGGGAAAATTTCTGATTCTGTGCGGCGATGACCAATGGCAGGAGGAGCATTTGGGCGATCTGGTGCTCACCTTCCGCTTAAAGCTCAAGAGCCGGGTCAAGCAGGAAACCCTGAATGTGACCGGACAGGGGCTGAACGTCCTAACCGGGTATGGGATGCTTGAAGATACTGATGCGAAGCTGGAAGATTCGGCTTATCGAGCTCTGTCGGATGCCCGCCGGGTAGCTGCCGGGACTCTGGATGTAACCAAACTCTCGTTGCTTCGCGAGTTTCGCGAGATCGTTTCGGACAGGCTGCTGGAAAGCGTGTTCCAACCCATCGTTGATCTGGAAACGGGCAATATCAAATCCTGGGAAGCGTTAACCCGGGGGCCCAAGAAGTCACATTTTCGCTCTCCGGCCGTGTTGTTTGATTTCGCCGAAGAGGTGGATCAGGTTTTTTGCCTGGAGCGAACCTGCCGCGAGAGCGCCATACACAGACTGGGAACCCTGGGGCAGGATCAGAAGCTTTTCCTGAATATCCATCCCCGGACGATTGTGGACCCGGAGTTTTCTCCGGGAAAGACCTTGCAACTGCTTGAAAAGGTCGGTCTCAAAGCCGCGGACGTTGTTTTGGAAATCACGGAACGCCACAGTGTACGAGATTTCGATCTGTTCCACAGAACGTTGGATCATTACCGCAACCAGGGTTTTCAGGTCGCGGTGGATGATGTGGGTACAGGATATTCCGGGCTCTGGTCCATTGCGCAGATTCGCCCTGATTATCTGAAGGTGGACATGTCGCTGGTACGCGGCATCGATAGTGATCCTGTAAAGCGGGCGCTCATGGAAACCCTGGTGACCTTTTCGGACAACATCGGTTGCCGTCTGATTGCCGAAGGCATCGAAAATGAGGACGAACTGTCCACACTGATGCGTATGGGGGTCCATTATGGTCAGGGGTACTTCCTGGCTCGACCAGCTTATCCAAAGCCCGGGTTGCCACCGGAAGTGCAGAATCATTTTTCGAAATCCGGCCGGGGCATGGTGGGGGACAGGCGCATTGCCTCTCCTCTGCGTGAATTGGTGGAGAGTGTGCCCTCCGTCAAGCCCGAAACCACGGTGATGGAAGTCAAGGAACTGCTTAAGGGAGCAGGTCCCATGGGAGCGGCCGTCGTGGTTAATGGACGGCGACCTGTGGGGTTGGTCATGCGTCATCATCTGGATAGCGCATTGTCATCGCAGTACGGTCTTTCGCTCTACCTGAATCGTCCGGTGAGCCTGATCATGGATCCGTCACCACTCTATGCCGAAAACGGGATCCCTGTGGAGAATGTGGCCCGAGAAGCCATGAAGCGCAAGAAAACGACTGTTTTTGACCACGTTGTGGTTACCGAGCGAGGGCGTCTTCAGGGGGTTGTTTCGGTGCAGCGCATGATGGACACCATTGCGACGGCTCAGGTGGAGATGGCCAAGGGTGCCAACCCATTGACCGGTCTGCCCGGGAATGTGGTCATTGAGCTAGAGCTTGAGCGCCGTTGCAATTCTGGCGAATCCTTTGCCATCATCTATGCTGATCTGGACAATTTCAAGGTCTACAATGACACATATGGGTTCAAGAATGGTGACAAAATCATCCAGTTGATTGCCACCGTCACTCAGTGGGCTGCCCGTCGCCATGGTGACTCCTCCCGAGATTTCGTGGGGCACATCGGAGGCGACGATCTGGTTATCATGTGCAACTCCGAACGCTCGGAACGCATTGCCAAGGCCATTACGCGTTGTTTTGGACGTTTGGTGAAGGGCTGCTACATGCCCGCTGACCGGGATCGTGGCTGGATTGAGGCCAAAGGTCGTGACGGATGCGTCCAGCAGTTCCCCTTGGTTTCAGTGTCGCTGGCCATTGTGGATTGCCAGGGCCTGTGTGATTTCTCAGTGCTGGGGCACCGTGCAGCCGAGATGAAGAAATACGCCAAGTCGATCACCGGGAACTCCTATGTGCGAGACCGCCGCGGATCCATCAGTGGCATGGAGTCCGAAACCGATCCAGAATACTGCTCCATCGCTATTGATGCTACGGGGCATGCCGGGGTTGCCGTTTGTGAATTTCCAAAAAACGAAGTGCCGAAAGTAGAGACCTCAGAACCTGTGTGCGAAACTCAGGAGAGTTGA
- a CDS encoding response regulator encodes MDDLSGITVLVLDDEQMVRENLEAFLEDEGLNPLTATNGEEALTVLAKNEVHVGIIDMRLPGMAGSEFIVKGHKVSPQTRFIVHTGSTNYKLPREIRDCGVTHDDVFIKPLADMNIVMEAIHRLVNQGVSNT; translated from the coding sequence ATGGATGACTTGAGCGGAATCACCGTTCTGGTTCTTGATGATGAGCAGATGGTCCGTGAGAATCTGGAGGCCTTCCTCGAAGATGAGGGACTCAATCCCTTGACCGCAACCAACGGTGAAGAGGCTCTGACTGTCCTGGCCAAAAACGAAGTTCACGTCGGCATCATCGATATGCGGCTTCCCGGAATGGCGGGCAGCGAATTCATCGTCAAAGGGCACAAGGTCAGTCCCCAGACCCGCTTTATTGTGCATACGGGGTCGACCAACTACAAACTGCCCCGAGAAATCCGGGACTGTGGCGTCACCCATGACGACGTATTCATCAAGCCGCTGGCAGACATGAACATCGTCATGGAGGCCATCCACCGCCTTGTGAACCAAGGCGTAAGCAACACCTGA
- a CDS encoding response regulator gives MSVVANKVLVVENSAVQARIISEHIEDMARFGTILASSMDDVERLLDERGDEIFLAVCNLSLKGAPDGEAVELLLSQNLPVIVLTSTFDEELRNRYLEKRVLDFFIKGAPGELETLVDLVRRVWRNRDTAVLVVDDAATVRNMMVRLLENQNYQVHAAVDGEQAMEILGSESDIHMVITDYEMPGMDGLELIRKIREQYSREELAILGVSAHNSGALTAKFLKSGANDFLKKPFEAEEFTWRVNKNMTELERIQQIRDAFRRDALTGFLTLKHFVQQAGPEFEFSKVGGEQCSIAGIFLEGLPSIHAQQGFEAGDDAVERVASAVRMHFPNAGATGRLGSMIYVMAHAPREQVGQSLNALLVSLDGGLSAGAAVAGDGCKTVTEAVRALMDALTRPGRAKGSLTML, from the coding sequence ATGAGCGTGGTTGCCAATAAGGTTCTGGTTGTTGAAAACAGCGCTGTTCAGGCGCGTATCATCAGTGAACATATTGAAGACATGGCTCGCTTTGGAACGATCCTGGCCTCTTCAATGGATGACGTTGAGCGGTTGCTGGATGAACGCGGTGACGAGATCTTTCTTGCTGTGTGCAACCTGAGCCTCAAGGGTGCGCCTGATGGCGAAGCCGTTGAACTGCTTCTTTCTCAGAACCTCCCCGTGATTGTATTGACCTCGACCTTTGATGAGGAACTTCGGAATCGGTATCTCGAAAAACGGGTTCTCGACTTCTTTATCAAGGGGGCTCCCGGTGAGTTGGAGACCCTGGTGGATCTTGTACGCAGGGTCTGGCGCAACCGCGATACGGCGGTCTTGGTCGTTGATGACGCTGCCACCGTTCGCAATATGATGGTTCGCCTGCTTGAGAATCAGAATTATCAGGTCCACGCTGCGGTTGACGGCGAGCAGGCCATGGAGATTCTGGGCTCAGAATCCGATATCCATATGGTGATTACCGATTACGAAATGCCCGGCATGGATGGCCTGGAATTGATTCGCAAGATTCGTGAGCAGTATTCGCGGGAGGAGTTGGCCATTCTGGGCGTCTCGGCTCATAATTCGGGGGCGTTGACTGCCAAGTTCCTGAAGAGCGGTGCCAATGACTTTTTGAAGAAACCATTCGAAGCTGAAGAGTTTACTTGGCGGGTCAACAAGAACATGACGGAACTGGAACGAATTCAGCAGATTCGCGACGCCTTCCGCCGTGACGCCCTGACGGGTTTTTTGACCTTGAAGCATTTTGTGCAGCAGGCTGGGCCGGAGTTCGAGTTTTCCAAGGTGGGGGGCGAACAGTGCTCCATCGCAGGTATTTTTCTGGAAGGTCTGCCTTCGATTCATGCCCAGCAGGGTTTTGAAGCCGGAGATGATGCAGTGGAACGTGTGGCTTCGGCTGTGCGGATGCATTTTCCCAATGCTGGAGCAACCGGTCGACTGGGGTCCATGATCTACGTGATGGCTCATGCACCGCGTGAACAGGTCGGGCAGTCCTTGAACGCCTTGCTTGTTTCCCTTGATGGAGGGCTGAGTGCCGGGGCTGCTGTGGCAGGAGATGGATGCAAAACGGTTACCGAGGCTGTTCGGGCGTTGATGGATGCCTTGACGAGACCTGGACGGGCAAAAGGCAGTCTGACGATGCTGTAA
- a CDS encoding DJ-1/PfpI family protein, which translates to MHAFRFTMIKALGLLLALLLLIPAASAQASAQGKKILLIVAKADFEQSEYSNTRSTLEDAGAICTVASTKIGTLKGNKGKRIESELELTQVQTAEYDGVVVIGGNGIKKEWKNEDAHRILREAQQQGKIIGAICAGPGVLAYAGVLDGKNATAHPKSGASFPMKDHGCSYTKKSVVVDGNIVTADGPKSAKAFGKALVEVLSN; encoded by the coding sequence ATGCATGCATTTCGTTTCACTATGATCAAGGCACTCGGCTTGTTGCTTGCTCTTCTCCTGCTGATCCCGGCCGCATCTGCGCAGGCCTCTGCACAGGGCAAAAAAATATTGCTCATCGTCGCCAAGGCCGACTTCGAGCAGAGCGAATACTCCAACACCCGCTCGACTCTTGAAGATGCTGGTGCAATCTGTACGGTTGCCAGCACCAAAATTGGTACCCTCAAGGGCAACAAGGGCAAACGCATTGAGTCCGAACTGGAACTGACACAGGTTCAAACCGCCGAATATGACGGCGTGGTTGTCATTGGCGGGAATGGAATCAAAAAAGAATGGAAGAATGAAGACGCACACCGCATCCTGCGCGAAGCTCAGCAACAGGGCAAAATCATTGGCGCCATCTGCGCCGGCCCGGGAGTCCTCGCCTACGCCGGAGTCCTTGACGGCAAAAACGCCACAGCCCATCCTAAGAGCGGCGCAAGCTTCCCCATGAAGGATCATGGCTGCAGTTATACCAAGAAAAGTGTTGTGGTTGACGGAAACATCGTCACCGCTGATGGCCCCAAATCGGCCAAGGCCTTTGGAAAGGCACTGGTCGAGGTGCTGAGCAACTAG
- a CDS encoding sigma-54-dependent transcriptional regulator produces the protein MQANILLIEDDAAFRGMIEEALKARNYEVSAAGRAEDGISIAGSGAFDLILTDVKLPGMSGVEAIPKLKEAAPDADIIVMTAYSAKETAVEAVRQGAYDFFSKPFSLSELDVVIRRALDKRRLQNEVVALRETLRSEGPSMRILGDSHPMREVKALVERIAPLDTTVLVIGESGTGKELISDTIRALSGRSSGPFVKVNCAAIPEHLFENELFGHEKGAFTGASNAQPGKFELAHGGTIMLDEIGDMPLPIQPKLLRAVEQKQVERLGARRPVDVDVRIIAATNQNLQERVRDKAFREDLYYRLSIAVVELPPLRQRKSDIPLLAQHFIKRINATIGLPVKSASPDALAALKKQDWPGNVRQLANTLERAAIHAGSDIISAQDIASALGGPKPTMADGDDIDQGAIDLRTTMREVERNLIVGALTRAGGLQTEAATLLGLTPKNLWAKIKKHGIDPKAPH, from the coding sequence ATGCAGGCCAATATATTGCTCATAGAAGACGATGCAGCCTTCCGAGGCATGATTGAGGAAGCCCTTAAAGCACGAAACTACGAGGTGTCCGCCGCCGGGCGTGCCGAGGATGGAATCAGCATTGCCGGGAGTGGAGCCTTTGATCTGATCCTGACAGACGTCAAATTACCGGGCATGTCCGGTGTTGAGGCCATCCCCAAGCTCAAGGAAGCGGCCCCGGACGCTGACATCATTGTCATGACGGCCTACTCCGCCAAGGAAACAGCAGTGGAAGCCGTGCGCCAGGGAGCCTACGATTTCTTCTCAAAACCTTTCAGCCTGTCCGAGCTGGACGTGGTTATCCGCCGCGCGCTGGACAAACGCCGCCTGCAAAATGAAGTTGTGGCTCTACGTGAAACCTTACGTAGCGAAGGCCCTTCCATGCGAATCCTTGGGGATTCGCACCCCATGCGCGAGGTCAAGGCGCTGGTCGAACGCATCGCCCCGCTGGACACCACTGTTCTTGTCATCGGTGAATCCGGCACAGGTAAGGAATTGATTTCAGACACCATCCGAGCCTTGTCCGGGCGTTCATCGGGTCCATTTGTCAAGGTCAACTGCGCCGCCATCCCTGAGCACCTGTTTGAAAATGAACTATTCGGCCATGAAAAAGGCGCATTCACCGGAGCCTCCAATGCTCAGCCCGGAAAATTCGAGCTGGCACACGGTGGGACCATCATGCTTGATGAAATCGGCGACATGCCACTCCCCATCCAGCCCAAGCTCCTACGTGCCGTTGAGCAGAAGCAGGTTGAGCGCCTTGGCGCACGTCGTCCCGTAGATGTTGATGTACGCATCATCGCAGCAACCAACCAGAACCTGCAAGAACGTGTTCGGGACAAAGCCTTCCGCGAAGACCTCTATTACAGATTGAGTATTGCAGTGGTTGAACTGCCCCCTCTTCGGCAACGCAAAAGCGACATCCCACTCCTTGCCCAGCACTTCATCAAGAGAATCAATGCCACCATCGGCCTGCCCGTAAAATCGGCATCCCCCGACGCCCTGGCCGCCCTGAAGAAACAGGATTGGCCGGGCAACGTCCGCCAGTTGGCCAACACCCTTGAGCGTGCGGCCATACATGCGGGCTCAGACATCATCAGTGCCCAGGATATTGCGTCTGCCCTTGGTGGCCCCAAACCTACCATGGCAGACGGTGATGATATCGACCAAGGAGCTATCGATCTGCGCACCACCATGCGTGAAGTGGAACGCAACTTGATCGTGGGTGCTTTGACCAGGGCCGGAGGTCTGCAGACCGAAGCAGCCACCCTGCTGGGACTGACCCCCAAGAACCTCTGGGCAAAAATCAAGAAGCACGGCATCGATCCCAAAGCCCCGCACTGA
- a CDS encoding Flp family type IVb pilin: protein MKTLMNLIRNEEGVTALEYGMIAALIAAVIAATVGLLGTGINTAFQTVLTAIGG, encoded by the coding sequence ATGAAGACCTTGATGAACCTTATCCGTAACGAAGAAGGCGTCACCGCTCTCGAATACGGCATGATTGCCGCCCTGATCGCCGCTGTTATCGCCGCTACCGTCGGCCTGCTTGGCACCGGCATCAACACCGCTTTCCAAACCGTGCTGACCGCCATTGGCGGCTAA
- a CDS encoding A24 family peptidase codes for MDALHYIILTFILLIATVTDLRERRIPNKLTYPAMLLALCWHYVMTGADGLVFASIGLAAGFGTMLIPFLMGYMGAGDVKLMAVAGAFLGPAGALKAFLFTSLVGGVYAVAVVAWRSPLTTMLASAMKDSKGLLAGAGTWVQNLQGRSQGVPQLAYGAAIAAGTIISVISDYGMNAFVPVWWA; via the coding sequence ATGGACGCCCTGCACTACATCATCCTCACCTTCATCCTCCTGATCGCGACGGTCACTGACCTGCGTGAACGAAGGATACCTAACAAGCTGACGTATCCCGCCATGCTGCTGGCCCTATGCTGGCACTACGTGATGACCGGCGCTGACGGTCTCGTCTTTGCCTCCATCGGCCTTGCTGCGGGTTTCGGCACCATGCTCATCCCCTTCCTGATGGGATACATGGGCGCCGGAGACGTCAAGCTCATGGCCGTCGCTGGAGCCTTTCTGGGCCCCGCTGGCGCGCTCAAGGCATTTCTGTTTACCAGCCTCGTTGGCGGTGTCTACGCCGTGGCCGTTGTTGCCTGGCGCTCTCCCCTGACCACGATGCTGGCCTCTGCCATGAAGGACTCAAAGGGACTGCTGGCTGGCGCTGGCACCTGGGTTCAGAATCTTCAAGGCAGATCGCAGGGCGTTCCCCAACTCGCATACGGAGCCGCCATCGCGGCCGGAACCATCATTTCCGTAATCAGTGATTACGGGATGAATGCTTTTGTTCCGGTCTGGTGGGCATAG
- the cpaB gene encoding Flp pilus assembly protein CpaB, with protein sequence MRKTAVIQIVIALVLSLIAGVLVFKWMNARLGAKQQEDASSQVTIIVAAKDIAKGEKLTEELLKQARFLKENAPSGTYAEVESLTNRVAAFPIGEGEAITASRLVSDEAFSGVSTLIAPGKRAVAVKGNKVLGLSGFIRPGNHVDVLVTMDIQDKNKDEYSFSKTVLEDIKVIATGTELEPEGDDGETSSMDTYTLELSSEESEKLALAASRGTLHFALRNPADVKDVRTEGIDVPKLMSSLKQPKGKSGKPKYVGVEVITGTSRKTVRFARHD encoded by the coding sequence ATGCGTAAGACCGCAGTTATCCAAATCGTTATCGCCCTGGTCCTGTCGCTGATCGCCGGTGTGCTCGTCTTCAAGTGGATGAACGCCCGTCTGGGCGCAAAGCAACAGGAAGACGCAAGCTCGCAAGTCACGATCATCGTTGCCGCAAAGGACATTGCCAAGGGTGAAAAGCTCACTGAAGAATTACTCAAGCAAGCCAGATTCCTGAAGGAAAATGCTCCCTCAGGAACATATGCCGAAGTCGAATCCCTGACCAACCGCGTTGCGGCTTTCCCCATTGGCGAAGGCGAGGCCATCACAGCCTCACGCCTTGTCAGTGACGAAGCCTTCTCGGGTGTCAGCACCCTGATCGCCCCGGGCAAGCGCGCCGTGGCCGTCAAGGGCAACAAGGTTTTGGGACTGTCCGGATTCATTCGCCCCGGCAATCACGTGGATGTGCTGGTGACCATGGATATCCAGGACAAGAACAAGGATGAATACTCCTTCTCCAAGACCGTGCTTGAAGACATCAAGGTCATCGCCACGGGCACCGAACTGGAGCCCGAGGGCGACGACGGCGAAACCTCATCCATGGACACATACACCCTGGAACTGAGTAGCGAAGAAAGTGAAAAGCTTGCTCTGGCCGCCTCCAGAGGGACTCTGCATTTTGCTCTGCGCAATCCCGCAGACGTCAAGGACGTTCGCACCGAAGGCATCGATGTTCCCAAGCTGATGTCATCGCTCAAGCAACCCAAAGGCAAGAGCGGCAAGCCCAAGTATGTGGGAGTGGAAGTCATCACCGGCACCAGCCGCAAGACAGTGAGGTTTGCACGTCATGACTAG